The segment CTATATTcgtaataattaatgttttatatatcctgataattaataataatgcaatacaaataattaaagataAGTAAAATCACgtggatatttaaaaaaaaacgttaaaattcaaataattataaaaacataattttatgaattttataaaattttttttcattttcataaaatttatttaaacataattagttttataataaaattataaacgtCAATATTCatcctttattattttaaattaccttttttttttttttatttaatacatatatagatTGTTTTTTAGACTTTATTCAATTAAAGGTTTTAATGATGACATAACAagtttttgtataaaattttgtatatgttTTTGGTAGTTCGTGGTTATACGTCACAtacgataaaataatataaccgataataatattatatatggtATGTGACTACAGTGGTTATTACCCTAAGGATATAGAGGGTCACTCTCAATGGCAAATGTCTCCCGCGGGCTTGACGAGACCACTATATCGATATCTTCTTAACTAAAACGACCCATTCATATATCGTCCACTTTGACGTCAGTATGCTGATCTCAATTTTATCGATAGCcactgataaattatttatttttttttttatttttttataatgcagtattataaaagtaatttaaataattttaatattatattttttatttattttatttatcatcattgtatttgaaataaaaaaatttgtattttatttaaattttattttttatttaaatttcatgatattttttttagttaaatattataataaattttattgattacttACGTGTTAAACAttaactcaatttttttataaagctcTCGTCTACTTCTACGATGATAAACTTCAGCTGGTTTTCTATATGGTACAGTTTTATGATGAGGTAATTCCCAAGCAAGACCAGCAGTAATTCCCATTGTAAAAACACCTTGTGGCTTTGCATATGTACCAATTGtcatacaataaattaactatttaaaaatagaattattgatttgataaatttttaataatgttagtttaaaatgttttttattttttgttaaatttatttgtttacctGGACATTGCTTCCTTGTGGAAATACAAGATATCTTTTTCCTTCAGTATTATCTCTTTTTAatcttaaatttttagtattatttacaCACTCTTGAAGACTAAATGTCTTTTGAagtatcattaatattaatataagtctttttaataatttaactatcATATTAAGCAGATTTTGTAGCTAGTTTATAAGATGAGCTGATTCAACTGAACGAAAAAGAGAACTCGTTCAAGCACAACTGTACCACCACTGGTGTTAAACGGTCTGTAAATGATTTAACGTCATTAACTCTTGTCAATTTTAGTCTGGAAAAAATAGACTAAAAAAGTCTTTAAAAACAtacttcgtttttttttttttttcagaatgaTATAATgtctttatgaaaaaaatagaaaaaaaaaaagagttaccACCTgacgatagaaaaaaatttcaaataattttcttttaatctcaaaaaaaaaacgataaattaaaaagtaatgttcattatttaaaaaaaaaaatagtttgtcttttatttttatttatacgaGTCACCTAATGGTAAAGTAGGCAAGAGCTCTGCCTACTATGCGTGAGGTCTCTAGTACAAATCCTGTCATGAGAGACATTCATATATAACCCGATATTGATATACGGAGATTTACAACAACACCAAATAAACATCACcaagcaataataaaaatttgcaaaCTGAGTTTCAGTTTAAGACAAATACCCCCTGACATAAAAGGAGTGAGGCAAAAATCTCCTTACTCGTTTTACGCTAGGGAGTATTTGACCCAAACaccaaatacttttttttttttgttttttaatactatattttttagatatacaaGAGCGAcccataaatatttttgtgtatatgtttattaatagtattttctttatcataattataatttttattaaccacGTGAAGTACTTTTCTTATTTGTCATTtccatgaatttttatatttatttcaagttaattatcaatattataattatcgtaatgaacaaaaatatcatttgatctaattataaacaattattaaatctttTAGTTGTGTCGTTGCTCAATCAAAGTATTAAAGTCATATTACAGCTTTTTATAAagtcaattgtattattatatttgataaaaaaatataattagcaatCACACGTAGCAACCACACGCcaactttttctatttatattttatacaatatttaaatctatatattatttcaattaagtaatattgataaatatgatgaCGTTCTTGATAAACATAGTAACCGTAACGTATAATAACCAcactaactttttttttatttaaatattaatttaatataatatatataagttgtattcataaatataaataaatataacaatactttttttattaaatatgaatatatagaACTTAGTAAAAAGCTGTAATATGACTTTTGATCTAGGAACGACAcaactcaaataaattaattgccgAAAATAAGCAAACGTAGCAACCATACAACAACACGTAGCAAGTGTTAGTATgagagagaaaataataaaatattagttataaacaaatgctaaaaaatttcgacCAATCACATCACGAATAAATAGCGGTCAAGtgtcctttttataataggagaaaataaaaattatttgaaaattattattattttttttcaaatgttaaacataattttgagttaaaaaattgacCACAACTGATTGTGCTTTCTGTACTCgtaaatttaccattttttatgataaaaaaaataaatataaataaaaaaaaaaatagttacatCAGCACGATCGATTtgtatagaagaaaaaaaaaatgtatacgaatataaaaatataaagagagaataaaatataaaaaaaaaaaaataataaaaaaatggtaatataaaaaaatgaaagaatagAACGATATGAAAAACAGTAAAAGTTGAAGAAAGCTATATGGGAATTGAAACGTAAACACATGGCAACAAATCAAGAATGGGCTTTATTGCGAAAACAGTGAGctacataaatttacaaatgggGCGACCACATGAAACGGAAATGTGAAGACAGAGATATTTTTACAACTTTGAGAGAAAATCGAGCGATTGGTATGTTGCCAAAAtacttgttatatatattttttctatattttttaaatttaaaaattttttcattattcattaacacgttttaatatttttttattaaaaaaaaaaaaataatctagagAGGTCACTTGAACCCTAAAGCAACAAACttcaaatgaatttgaatgccatgataataataattaactgaaaaaaaaatatttgaataaaacttggttcatttaaaaacactttttatttatcttttttttttttttaaatgttcttatatatatatttgatttaaaagtaTTTCTTAAAACTTTTTAACAAGTTGAGGAAAAAACTTTGTTACAGCCAATAGAGATTACTTAATGGTTTACCAAAACTTGAGTGTTAAAAGTCAAGTTCGTAAATTGAGTGTTGACAAGTTGGATATTCTTCagcacaattattattttttaaattatgtacataatcataaattttatgtttttgtttttcaaattttgtaCCATCATTACGTAGcctgtaataattataatttattaatgtatatataaaaaatatagaatatagtattaaatattgcaaattaGTTACctaaaaattgaatgtaaaagcTCTTGAATAAATGTTCCTTTACCAACATCTGTGTCTTTTCGTTGGCCAGCTTCACAAAGAGCTCTCATGACACAGGATTTTCCATCAAGACCAATCCTATCATTTCAATTgaaagttttaattaaaatcttgTAATTAGGTTtcaagtatttgaaaaaaaaaaaaatataactaaaaataaatttattagattttaacgattaaaattttatatgataatgaatatttatttttttctttctttttaaatcattaaaatttaaaacttctTTCACTGagagtttataatttaaaaaaaaaaatattatagataacttttcaattaaatattaaattaaatatcgattaaacttttttttttattattactttagttgttttttttttaaataaagtaataaaaaataaagacaaaaaaaaagagtatctacaaaataaatgatgttatttatttaccctttttttttgtattcaattTGAAACTGATATGACATATGTACAAAAAGTATTGTGAACTTCCTGGTGTTCCCTGAAGCTAggattgatttgaaaaatggCAAGGgtaaaaaaagatattgagagaaaaatatagagaGAGAGAGTTGAGATGTTGTGTCTGCAGTGCAGTGGCAAATACACAAGTATCATCCCAGGAGGCTATTCTGTCGATACccaaagaagaaaatatacagtgaatataataaaataaaataaaaatatgtcgaAATTTGCatacaaatacttttttttttttttactcattttattcaatatattttcaaatgaaatagattcaaaaaaaaaaaaaaaaagcgtcaATTCAAAACTTTAtagcttttttctttttttgattgaaaattattaattaaaaaagttatttatagagtctatgaaaattataatatttgtataatgaaaagttgatttaaatatataaataatcttgTTTGGCAAGTAACAGTGAAAGCTTTTTCTCTCAAAGGCTTTTCTTTATCTTGTCGAATCAACTCGATTTTCTTATTTGATTTTCATGAAGCTTGTGTGAGTTGTAGACTTTGAGAAAAGTGTATTTTCATCATACTGAATTATgtgtttctttattttattttttagaatttatcttatttatttatttatttttcttatatatatctGAGTGAATTTTATGTTACAAATGGAGAACTTACGACTGTAGAAATGCTTCAATCTTTGGAAATGCAATACTACGGCTCTGGCGATGAAgcaatgttgttatttttttatctattttactAGGCAGTTGCCAAGCAAGAGCAATAGTCATTCCAACAACCATATCAGCTGGTCTTGGAAATGTTCCTATGGTCAGGCAATAAACcaactgtaaataaaaaaaatttttaattaaaaattatatcaatcaaagagaaaaaaaatttcaataccaattatactattttaaatatttattcaaaatttcatttttaattattgaaaaaattcttttcttcaaataattctatgacaaataatttttatttccatgtaatttattttatattatttttttatttgtatattttttataactattttatatatttatttatgtatagattattattttaatgtaaaatttattcaccTGTAAATTGCTACCTTCAGGAAACGTCAAATATCTTTTCTGACGTGACAAGATTTTTTCCTTCACAACACTTTCCATAATGGTATTATTATCAGTAACGAGAGCCATCGTCATACTGATACAGGTGGCAagtataataacaatatatcttttttcctataaaagaaaaaaaaaataaattaatccaagaaaaaaaaagtaagtagaaaataaaaaagaaaaatattaaataattcaattttgataagttttaaaaatttttaaagaaaaaaaaaaaaatgatgacaatacagaaaaaaaaaaataacaaaagaaagaaAGCAAGGAGTCTCACATTTGTCATATCGACGAACTTTTGAcctgtctatttttttttttttttgtcacgtACCTCCTtctgttatatatattattattttttttgtcttcttttttatttttcttttttagccTCGGTCCAACGTCCGAAAAGCTGTTTGTAAAGCTACTGTAGTGAATAGCAACGAGTGCTTTTGTGTCTCTGATCCCCGTCAAGTTTCTCCTCATCATAACGAAAGagggatagaaaaaaaattgagtgaaaaagagaaaaaacataaaataataacaacatcaaatgaaaagaaaaaaaaaaaaagaatttcttaCTACTCATCAGGTGATAATTCGTTGATACAACACGAACATCCCGCTATATTTGCTCGTtggcaatttattttatttttttaatccacaCACTatccaaaattaatattaaatattaatacagcCGTAAAATGTGATAcacaaatatcaaataaaatataataaaaaccttttttttttttgataaataaattaacacaaaatttacaagtctaccaattaaaaatatattattactataatgttaatttttacaaatgaaaaaagtaaacTCAGTTAATCGTGTGtagtattaaatttgaaaataaaaaaaaaattgaaacaattagtcattttaacaatatttattttttagatatgaatttttttttgtttttttttcatgttttatcAAGCAtggggataaaaaaaaaaaaaaatgaaaatttatgttaCATAATAGGataaaaaaggataaaaaataatgtacgagaaaaaaaaaaaaaaaatttctatagcaGCTATTATTGTGATAAACTGACGGGTTGTAACATCATATCGGTGTGAGAATATGAAGTGTATGATAAACAAGATAATAGTAAAATGTGAGGCACCAATtcttatatacataatatataaaattgaataggTTAAAGTTTGCATCAACTAAGTGTAGCTAAATTTTTCAGTGTCATTTCACGTGTGGCTAACAGCCGAGAGAGATGAAGAAAAGtcgttaaataattttacaacatttgtaatttattactatacttgtatagtaaattttaaataaacataaatacatatatatcatAATCGTTTATCCGATCATTCAAGTCGTATATTGACAAGTCAATTTCATCGACTTTTAAATTACACTGTCAAACGACATCAAGATATtccaactgaaaaaaaaaaataaataaataaaacaattgtttcacaaaataagtaaataatttttattttataaaatttgttttttaatattaaattattgatagtttaattgaatcaattatcaataaattctaaaatccaattaatgtaattattaataattaaaatttataaatgtaatataattattaatgagtattgagtaaaacaaatttaataataccattgtatttattgtaataGGATTTAACGTActtatattgttatttgagAGAATGAGAATTTAGGGCTTTGGCAATATCACAAAGGGGCTGTTAGTTATGCCTCTGTGAAACCATCGACCCCAATCAATTGCAGAGGACACAGAGTTCTGTGTTGTTCACAATTGAGGAGTGGGTAGTCCTCAGCATGAGTCCAGTTGGTATTTGATGCACTGAAATCAGATAAAGATAGAATTATGTTGTTTGAGGGATGAAtatgatcatgatgatgatgatgatgatgatgattgaatTGAGATATATGTTATTCTGGTATGTTCAATTAAtcgattttaataaatttcataaataattcaaataatttacccagaaagtaattttattatttttccaattactccatttttattatttgattttttaaataattcacaaaTATTACTGGCAAGACATGCTGCACCATTCAATCCAtgactgttaaaaaaaaaaaaaattcaataaattaattaattcaaattaaaaacaataaacatttatatttacgagaaataatttattgttttttatattttttttcttttgtatatctattttttttttttttctttctattcattattta is part of the Aphidius gifuensis isolate YNYX2018 linkage group LG1, ASM1490517v1, whole genome shotgun sequence genome and harbors:
- the LOC122861184 gene encoding uncharacterized protein LOC122861184 — its product is MIVKLLKRLILILMILQKTFSLQECVNNTKNLRLKRDNTEGKRYLVFPQGSNVQLIYCMTIGTYAKPQGVFTMGITAGLAWELPHHKTVPYRKPAEVYHRRSRRELYKKIELMFNTRGKDGKACVLKALCQAGKRKSSEVGNAIFMKEILHSLFTLPNGSYHIDPKTEYEYAHESTEDCLQITVC
- the LOC122859356 gene encoding uncharacterized protein LOC122859356 isoform X2, with protein sequence MTMALVTDNNTIMESVVKEKILSRQKRYLTFPEGSNLQLVYCLTIGTFPRPADMVVGMTIALAWQLPSKIDKKITTLLHRQSRSIAFPKIEAFLQSIGLDGKSCVMRALCEAGQRKDTDVGKGTFIQELLHSIFRLRNDGTKFEKQKHKIYDYVHNLKNNNCAEEYPTCQHSIYELDF
- the LOC122859356 gene encoding uncharacterized protein LOC122859356 isoform X1; the encoded protein is MTNEKRYIVIILATCISMTMALVTDNNTIMESVVKEKILSRQKRYLTFPEGSNLQLVYCLTIGTFPRPADMVVGMTIALAWQLPSKIDKKITTLLHRQSRSIAFPKIEAFLQSIGLDGKSCVMRALCEAGQRKDTDVGKGTFIQELLHSIFRLRNDGTKFEKQKHKIYDYVHNLKNNNCAEEYPTCQHSIYELDF